From the genome of Candidatus Chlorobium masyuteum:
CCGAAGACCGCCTTATCGGCGGTGTTGACCTTGAGGCAACCCTTGCCACCGGCGTGCGCGTTGTGCAGCATGGCGTGCTTTCGAAGGCTAACGGAGGGGTGCTCTATGTTGACTCCATCAGTCTGCTTGACAGTTCGGCGGTATCGCACATCATGGATGCCATCTCGCGCGGCGAGGTGCTTGTCGAGCGTGAGGGCCTCAGTGAGGTTCATCCGGCAAAGTTCATGCTGGTTGGTACCTACGACCCTTCAGACGGAGAGGTCCGCATGGGTCTTCTGGACCGGATAGGGATCATTGTTCCTTTCACCGCCCAGAACGACTACCGTGCACGCAAGAAAATTGTCAACACGGTGCTCGGCAAGCGGGATGCGGAGGATACCCAGGATGAGCTCAACATGCTTACCGGCTTTATCCAGGCCGCCAGGGAGCAGCTGCCGCATGTCTCAATTACCAAAGAGCAGGTGCAGGCACTGATTCAGACGGCGATCAGCCTCGGCGTTGAGGGTAACCGTGTCGATATCTTTACGGTCCGTGCCGCCATCGCCAGCGCCGCTCTGGCACAGCGAAGCGACGTTGAGGATGAGGATATGAAACTGGCCATCAAGCTGGTACTCATTCCCCGTGCTACCCGGATGCCCGAGAGGGAAGCCGAGGCCGAAGAGATGCCACCCCAGGAGGAACCGCCGCCGGAGGATCCGGATGCCGAGGATGAGAACTCCCAGGCTGATACTCCGGATGCTGAAGCCGAGGAGGAGCAGAAGGATACTCCCGATATGATCGAGGAGTTGATGATGGATGCTGTTGAAATGGAGCTGCCGGACAACATTCTCAATATTTCGCTCGCATCCAAAAAGAAGGCTACCACCGGAAGTCGCGGTGAAGCGCTCAACAACAAGCGTGGCCGTTTTGTAAGATCCCAGCCCGGTGAGATGCGCAGCGGAAAGGTTGCGCTTATTCCGACCCTGATTTCAGCCGCCCCATGGCAGGAGACCCGCCGTCGCGATAAAAAGATGGCAGGCAGGCCGAAAACCGCCCTTATCATCACCAAGGATGACGTGAAGATCAAGCGGTTCCGCGACAAGTCGGGTACGCTCTTTATCTTTATGGTTGATGCTTCCGGCTCCATGGCGCTGAACCGCATGCGCCAGGCCAAGGGTGCGGTGGCAAGTCTTCTGCAGAATGCCTACGTGCATCGTGACCAGGTTGCCCTGATCTCGTTCCGCGGCAAACAGGCCCAGGTACTGCTCCCTCCTTCGCAGAGCGTTGATCGTGCCAAGCGCGAACTTGACGTGCTTCCGACAGGTGGCGGTACACCGCTCGCCTCAGCCCTCTATCTCGGATGGGAGACGGCCAAACAGGCCCGAACCAAAGGGGTAACCCAGGTGATGTTTGTGCTTATTACCGACGGACGCGGCAACATAGGGCTTCAGGCCGCCTTTGAACCGGACGCTGAAAAGGCATCCAAGGAGATGCTTGAAAAAGAGATCGAATCCCTGTCGCTCTCCATTCAGGCCGATGGTGTTGCTGCTATTGTTATTGATACCCAGATGAACTACCTCTCAAGGGGTGAAGCACCCAAGCTTGCCCAGAAACTTGGCGGACGTTATTTCTACTTGCCGAATGCAAAAGCTGAACAGATCGTTGAGGCGGTTTCAAGCTTCTGATTTCCGAAGACCTTTCCGGCTTATTCTGCCGGAAAGGTCCTATGCGGAACTATTCCCCTACTTTCATACATTTAAGGTAGTAGTATCATGCAGTTATTATTACCGCACCATGTGTATTTCACCTACCTCATCCTGCCATGTCAAATCGTCGTAAAATTGTCGCAGTTGTAGGCCTTGAGCAGTACAATGCCGGCCTATGGAGAAAGATCAAGGGACTTCTTGACAGTGAAGCCGAGCTTACCCAGTTGAGTGATATTGATCTCGAAAAGCAGTACCCTGAAGCGGCAACAGCCATTCAGGAGGCCGACTGTGTTTTCATGAGCATGATCAATTTCAAGGAGCAGATTGACTGGTTTAAAAAACAGCTCGAACTTGCGACCAACGAGAAAACCATCTTTATTTTTGAGTCGATGCCCGAGGCCATGGCGCTCACCAAAGTCGGAAGCTATTCGGTTGGTGACGGGAAGGCAGGTATGCCGGATATGGTGAAAAAGGTGGCGAAAATGCTGGTCAAGGGTCGTGATGAAGATGCGCTTTACGGTTATATGAAGCTCATGAAGATCATGCGCACCATTCTGCCGCTTGTGCCCAACAAGGCCAAGGATTTCAAGAACTGGCTGATGGTCTACTCCTACTGGATGCAGCCGACTCCGGAGAATATTGCCAACATGTTCCGCCTGATTCTGCGTGAATATTTCAATGAGCCGGTAACCGTTGGTGCGATCGTTGATGTTCCGAATATGGGACTCTATCATCCTGATGCGCCTGACTATTTCAAGGATGTCAAGAGTTTTAAGAACTGGTCAAAAAAACGCGGCATAAACTTCGACAAGGGGCAGAAAATCAGCATTCTCTTTTTCCGGAAGCACCTTATCCAGGAAAAGACCTATATCGACAATACCATACGTGTGCTTGAAAAACAGGGAATTCATGTATTTCCTGCATTTGTCATGGGTGTAGAGGGCCATGTGCTGGTGCGTGACTGGCTGATCAAGGAGAAAATCGACCTTCTGATCAACATGATGGGGTTTGGGCTTGTCGGAGGGCCGGCGGGTTCCACCAAGCCGGGAACTGCCGCAGAGGCGCGTCAGGAGATCATGGAAAGGCTTGATACTCCCTATATTGTTGCCCAGCCGCTCCTGACCCAGGAGTTTGAGTCCTGGAAGGAGCTCGGTGTCTCTCCCATGCAGATGACCTTTACCTACGCTATTCCGGAGATGGATGGAGCAATCTGTCCGGTTATTCTCGGTGCGTTGCAGGATGGCAAGATCGAGACCGTTCATGAGCGTCTCGAGCGCCTTGCACTGCTTTCCAAACAGTGGCTCCGTCTGAGGGCAACGGAAAACCGTGATAAAAAGCTTGCATTTGTTGTCTATGACTATCCTCCCGGTCTTGGTAAAAAGGGAACGGCAGCGCTGCTTGACGTTCCAAGATCACTCTTTTCTATTCTCCAGAGTCTCAAAAAGGCAGGATACAATGTCGGACAGCTTCCGGAGAGCCCCGAAGCACTCTTTGAGGCGATTGACCGGTCAACCGATTACCAGATTCAGCAGAACAAGCCTGATGCACTTAAGGTCAATTCGGAAAAATTCAGGGAGCTCACCTCTTCACGGGAGCGTGAGCGCATTGAGGCGCGCTGGAATGGCTTCCCGGGTGATATTGTCCCCATGGGAACGGATGATGTGTTTATCGGAGGCATGCGGTTCGGAAATATCTTCATCGGTGTACAGCCCCGCATGGCGGTTCAGGGTGATCCGATGAGGTTGCTTTTTGACAAGGAGAACACACCGCACCATCAGTATATCGCCTTCTACCGCTGGATCAGCCGTGAGTTCGGGGCTCATGCCCTTGTTCATGTCGGTATGCACGGTTCGGTTGAATGGATGCCGGGTCTTCAGACCGGTCTTACCGGTGACTGCTGGCCTGACGCTCTTTTGGGTGAGGTGCCGCATTTCTACATCTATCCGGTCAACAACCCCAGCGAGTCGACCATTGCAAAACGGCGCGGTCTTGCCACCATGGTATCCCATGTGGTGCCGCCACTGGCCCGTGCAGGCCTCTACAAGGAGCTTCCGGCACTTAAAGAGCTGCTTGCCGATTATCGCGAGCGCTTTTTGGGCACAGCCCATGAGGGGAGTATGGATGGTTCAGGTGTTGAAGAGGCTATCATGCAGAAAGCAGAGCTGCTCAACCTGACCGATGACTGCCCGAGAAGGGAGCAGGAGGGGTTCGGGGATTTTGTCAGCAGGCTTTACAGCTATGTGGCTGAGCTTGAAAACCGGCTTATTTCCAATTCTTTGCATGTTTTCGGTGAGGCAAGTCCGCTTGAGTCGCAGATTATCACGATTACTGAAACCCTCAAGAATCGTGGTGAGGATGGCAGGACCCTGCCCACTATTCTTATGAAATCATCCGGCAAAAACGGCCATTACGGCAGTTATGAGGAGGTCAGTCTTCGCTCAAGACAGGGAGATGAAGAGGCTATCATCATGCGCGAGTGGATTGAGCAGGCGTGCCGCGATTTTGTACAGCAGGTATTCTTTGACCGCAAAAATGCAGCGGGCGCTTTTGCATCTATTACCGGCGGCACGCAGCTTCCGGCTGAATATGCGCCCTTTATTGATCAGCTCACCATGGATGGCGGCAAACTGCTCTACGCGCTGCGCGATAATACCGGTGAGATGAGTGCGCTGTTGCGGGTTCTTGACGGTCGCTACATCGCTTCAGGTCCCGGCGGCGACCTGGTGCGTGACGGTGTCAGCGTGCTTCCTTCGGGCCGCAATATTCACTCCATTGATCCGTGGAGAATTCCCTCTGAACTTGCCTTCAAACGCGGGACGCTCATTGCCGACAGCATCGTCAAAAAGCATCTTGAGGAAAACGATGGACTCTATCCGGAGACTATAGCCCAGGTGCTCTGGGGGCTTGACACCATTAAAACAAAAGGTGAGGCGGTTGCCGTGGTTATCAGGCTGCTTGGCGCAGAGCCGGCCTATGACGCGTTCGGCAAAATCAGTCACTACAGTCTGGTGCCGCTTGAAAAGCTCGGTCGTCCGAGAATCGATGTGCTTATGCAGCTCAGCCCGATTTTCCGTGATGCTTTCGGTCTGCTTATGGACCAGCTTGACCGCCTTGTCAAGGAGGCAGCCAAAGCCGATGAGCCGCATGAGATGAACTATATCAAAAAACATGTCGATGAAGCGCTTGCTACCGGTGTGGAGTTCGACAGTGCAACCGCCCGTCAGTTTACCCAGTCTCCCGGCGCTTACGGTACCTATGTTGATGATATGGTTGAAGATTCAGCATGGGAGACCGAAAACGATCTTGATGACCTCTTTATCCGCCGCAACAGCAGCGCATACGGCGGTGGAAGAAAAGGGGAGAAGGAGACCGAGATCCTGCAGAAACTGCTCGGTTCGGTTGACCGGGTTGTCCACCAGGTTGACTCGACCGAGTTTGGTATTTCCGATATCGATCACTACTTCTCCTCATCCGGATCCCTGCAGCTTGCTGCACGGCGACGCAATACAAAGGGGGGAGACATCAAGCTCAACTATGTGGAGTCATTCACCTCCGATATCAAGGTTGATGATGCCGAGAAATCGCTGCGTATCGAGTACCGTTCAAAACTGCTCAATCCGAAATGGTTTGAAGGGATGCTCAAGCACGGCCACAGCGGTGCAGGCGAAATCAGCAA
Proteins encoded in this window:
- the bchD gene encoding magnesium chelatase ATPase subunit D, whose product is MIAFTDIVGMDLAKKALMLLAVDSSLGGVVIPSAVGSGKSTIARAFAHILPEGTPFVELPLNVTEDRLIGGVDLEATLATGVRVVQHGVLSKANGGVLYVDSISLLDSSAVSHIMDAISRGEVLVEREGLSEVHPAKFMLVGTYDPSDGEVRMGLLDRIGIIVPFTAQNDYRARKKIVNTVLGKRDAEDTQDELNMLTGFIQAAREQLPHVSITKEQVQALIQTAISLGVEGNRVDIFTVRAAIASAALAQRSDVEDEDMKLAIKLVLIPRATRMPEREAEAEEMPPQEEPPPEDPDAEDENSQADTPDAEAEEEQKDTPDMIEELMMDAVEMELPDNILNISLASKKKATTGSRGEALNNKRGRFVRSQPGEMRSGKVALIPTLISAAPWQETRRRDKKMAGRPKTALIITKDDVKIKRFRDKSGTLFIFMVDASGSMALNRMRQAKGAVASLLQNAYVHRDQVALISFRGKQAQVLLPPSQSVDRAKRELDVLPTGGGTPLASALYLGWETAKQARTKGVTQVMFVLITDGRGNIGLQAAFEPDAEKASKEMLEKEIESLSLSIQADGVAAIVIDTQMNYLSRGEAPKLAQKLGGRYFYLPNAKAEQIVEAVSSF
- the bchH gene encoding magnesium chelatase subunit H, translated to MSNRRKIVAVVGLEQYNAGLWRKIKGLLDSEAELTQLSDIDLEKQYPEAATAIQEADCVFMSMINFKEQIDWFKKQLELATNEKTIFIFESMPEAMALTKVGSYSVGDGKAGMPDMVKKVAKMLVKGRDEDALYGYMKLMKIMRTILPLVPNKAKDFKNWLMVYSYWMQPTPENIANMFRLILREYFNEPVTVGAIVDVPNMGLYHPDAPDYFKDVKSFKNWSKKRGINFDKGQKISILFFRKHLIQEKTYIDNTIRVLEKQGIHVFPAFVMGVEGHVLVRDWLIKEKIDLLINMMGFGLVGGPAGSTKPGTAAEARQEIMERLDTPYIVAQPLLTQEFESWKELGVSPMQMTFTYAIPEMDGAICPVILGALQDGKIETVHERLERLALLSKQWLRLRATENRDKKLAFVVYDYPPGLGKKGTAALLDVPRSLFSILQSLKKAGYNVGQLPESPEALFEAIDRSTDYQIQQNKPDALKVNSEKFRELTSSRERERIEARWNGFPGDIVPMGTDDVFIGGMRFGNIFIGVQPRMAVQGDPMRLLFDKENTPHHQYIAFYRWISREFGAHALVHVGMHGSVEWMPGLQTGLTGDCWPDALLGEVPHFYIYPVNNPSESTIAKRRGLATMVSHVVPPLARAGLYKELPALKELLADYRERFLGTAHEGSMDGSGVEEAIMQKAELLNLTDDCPRREQEGFGDFVSRLYSYVAELENRLISNSLHVFGEASPLESQIITITETLKNRGEDGRTLPTILMKSSGKNGHYGSYEEVSLRSRQGDEEAIIMREWIEQACRDFVQQVFFDRKNAAGAFASITGGTQLPAEYAPFIDQLTMDGGKLLYALRDNTGEMSALLRVLDGRYIASGPGGDLVRDGVSVLPSGRNIHSIDPWRIPSELAFKRGTLIADSIVKKHLEENDGLYPETIAQVLWGLDTIKTKGEAVAVVIRLLGAEPAYDAFGKISHYSLVPLEKLGRPRIDVLMQLSPIFRDAFGLLMDQLDRLVKEAAKADEPHEMNYIKKHVDEALATGVEFDSATARQFTQSPGAYGTYVDDMVEDSAWETENDLDDLFIRRNSSAYGGGRKGEKETEILQKLLGSVDRVVHQVDSTEFGISDIDHYFSSSGSLQLAARRRNTKGGDIKLNYVESFTSDIKVDDAEKSLRIEYRSKLLNPKWFEGMLKHGHSGAGEISNRVTYMLGWDAVTKSVDDWVYKKTAETYALDPEMRERLATLNPQAIKNIVGRMLEAHGRGMWKADQDMISELQEIYADLEDRLEGMSDDK